One window from the genome of Micromonospora aurantiaca ATCC 27029 encodes:
- a CDS encoding SSI family serine proteinase inhibitor translates to MPFARRTAALALAAALGGLAAPASPAQAAPRPGPETPSVLLLTVDDGAGLRATVLTCGPTGGLHPDPITACRLVARVDGDLDALDVDGAPCTSQYDPVVARAVGIWQDRPVSYTRTFGNACLMQRTTASLFTF, encoded by the coding sequence ATGCCCTTCGCCCGACGTACCGCCGCTCTGGCCCTGGCCGCCGCGCTCGGCGGCCTCGCCGCGCCGGCCTCTCCCGCGCAGGCCGCGCCGCGCCCCGGCCCGGAGACCCCCTCGGTGCTGCTGCTCACCGTCGACGACGGCGCCGGCCTGCGCGCCACGGTGCTGACCTGCGGGCCCACCGGTGGCCTGCACCCCGACCCGATCACCGCCTGCCGGCTCGTCGCCCGCGTCGACGGCGACCTGGACGCGCTCGACGTGGACGGCGCGCCGTGCACCTCGCAGTACGACCCGGTCGTCGCGCGTGCCGTGGGCATCTGGCAGGACCGCCCGGTCTCCTACACCCGGACGTTCGGCAACGCCTGCCTGATGCAGCGCACCACCGCCTCCCTCTTCACCTTCTGA
- a CDS encoding pentapeptide repeat-containing protein, with product MRLAAVPVRFVAVNFMIDGVGREVGGVGAENGGGVFGGETVRVDGPVAGGGGGRELRADCSRCAGVCCVAPAFTASADFAIDKPAGRPCPNLGADFRCGIHTELRQRGFPGCTVFDCFGAGQHLTQHTYAGRDWRADPDTAQRMFDSFAVLRPLHELLWYLTEAVRLSPPGPLRDELTAALDETGRLTDGTPDDLLALDVDAHRDRANRLLSRAAEQARAGRAGPDRRGAMLIGVDLRRTPLIGANLRGACLIGADLRGVRLGAADLTGADLRGADLRGADLGECLFTHQSQLDAARGDHRTVLPPGLRRPSHWSLTLTPTRPQPRQRRPRPR from the coding sequence ATGAGGTTGGCGGCGGTTCCGGTCCGTTTTGTCGCCGTCAACTTCATGATCGACGGGGTGGGTCGGGAGGTGGGTGGGGTGGGTGCGGAGAATGGGGGCGGGGTGTTCGGAGGGGAGACTGTGCGGGTGGACGGACCGGTGGCGGGCGGGGGCGGCGGGCGGGAGTTGCGGGCGGACTGCTCGCGCTGCGCCGGGGTGTGCTGCGTCGCTCCCGCGTTCACCGCGTCGGCCGACTTCGCCATCGACAAGCCCGCCGGGCGGCCCTGCCCGAACCTGGGCGCCGACTTCCGCTGCGGCATCCACACCGAGCTGCGGCAACGCGGCTTCCCCGGCTGCACCGTGTTCGACTGCTTCGGCGCCGGTCAGCACCTCACCCAGCACACGTATGCCGGCCGCGACTGGCGTGCCGACCCGGACACCGCCCAGCGGATGTTCGACAGCTTCGCCGTACTTCGGCCGCTGCACGAGCTGCTGTGGTACCTGACCGAGGCGGTACGCCTGAGCCCGCCCGGCCCGCTGCGCGACGAGCTGACCGCCGCGCTCGACGAGACCGGCCGGCTCACCGACGGCACCCCCGACGACCTGCTCGCCCTCGACGTCGACGCGCACCGGGACCGGGCCAACCGGCTGCTGTCCCGCGCCGCCGAACAGGCCCGCGCCGGGCGGGCCGGCCCGGACCGCCGGGGCGCGATGCTGATCGGGGTGGACCTGCGCCGTACCCCGCTGATCGGGGCGAACCTGCGCGGCGCCTGCCTGATCGGGGCCGACCTGCGGGGCGTGCGCCTCGGCGCCGCCGACCTGACCGGCGCGGACCTGCGCGGAGCCGACCTGCGCGGCGCGGACCTGGGCGAGTGCCTGTTCACGCACCAGTCGCAGCTCGACGCCGCGCGCGGCGACCACCGAACGGTGCTGCCGCCGGGGCTACGCCGCCCATCCCACTGGTCCCTGACGCTGACCCCGACGCGCCCTCAGCCGCGCCAGCGCCGCCCCCGACCCCGCTGA
- a CDS encoding ABC transporter substrate-binding protein encodes MRARTRTLTGVLAAAALAAAGCSPTTDDGGGDDQKTKTQSGSISYEAADNQGPAKDVDGATRGGTLTVMQPADFEHLDPARNYVNVQQVAGGLLYRALNGYKEDGSGKLLLVGDLATNPGKDVNGDCKVWEFTLRDGVKYEDGTPVSSKDVAHGIARSFAANLNEGPHYIQQWLYPGGAYNATYKGPYDGGKPVPDGVATPDDRTIRFTFPQPHCDLPYAAALPTSAPVPAAKDTRANYDLRPFSSGPYRVKTYQRDVSLELERNPNWDPATDPIRNAYPDAIRMTFGLEQAQIAERLVADGPADQAALSWSDVPPSVLPRTTGSGVSDRVVRGPTQYNWVLSINTQRVTDLSVRRALNYAVDKDALLKVLGGQAAGSPATTLMSPTTAGFVPYDLYNAPVTGDKAKTAELLAGKRPKLVLAHSNLELRTQQAEALRKNLTDMGFDIVMKPIDNSSYYDEVGRKDNPYDLYLTGWGSDWPTGSTVIPPVYDGREIVAEGNQNLSYLNEPSVSAEIDRVRDLPAAEQDAGWMALDRMIMDKYAPVVPCYYDATYELHGSKVGNAFLSDAFGIISLNGIYVKK; translated from the coding sequence GTGCGCGCACGAACCCGGACACTGACAGGTGTCCTCGCCGCGGCGGCGCTGGCCGCCGCCGGCTGCAGCCCCACCACCGACGACGGCGGCGGCGACGACCAGAAGACCAAGACCCAGAGCGGATCGATCTCGTACGAGGCCGCCGACAACCAGGGCCCGGCGAAGGACGTCGACGGGGCGACCCGCGGCGGCACCCTCACCGTGATGCAGCCGGCCGACTTCGAGCACCTCGACCCGGCCCGCAACTACGTCAACGTGCAGCAGGTCGCCGGTGGGCTGCTGTACCGCGCGCTCAACGGCTACAAGGAGGACGGCAGCGGCAAGCTGCTGCTCGTCGGCGACCTGGCCACCAACCCCGGCAAGGACGTGAACGGCGACTGCAAGGTCTGGGAGTTCACCCTGCGCGACGGCGTGAAGTACGAGGACGGCACGCCCGTGTCCAGCAAGGACGTCGCCCACGGCATCGCCCGGTCGTTCGCGGCGAACCTCAACGAGGGCCCGCACTACATCCAGCAGTGGCTCTACCCGGGCGGGGCGTACAACGCCACCTACAAGGGACCGTACGACGGGGGCAAGCCGGTGCCCGACGGCGTCGCCACACCCGACGACCGGACCATCCGGTTCACCTTCCCGCAGCCGCACTGCGACCTGCCGTACGCGGCGGCGCTGCCGACCAGCGCGCCCGTGCCCGCCGCGAAGGACACCCGCGCGAACTACGACCTGCGGCCGTTCTCGTCCGGGCCGTACCGGGTGAAGACCTACCAGCGCGACGTGTCGCTGGAGCTGGAACGCAACCCGAACTGGGATCCGGCGACCGACCCGATCCGCAACGCGTACCCGGACGCGATCCGGATGACGTTCGGCCTGGAGCAGGCCCAGATCGCCGAGCGCCTGGTCGCCGACGGGCCGGCCGACCAGGCGGCGCTGAGCTGGTCGGACGTGCCGCCGTCGGTGCTGCCCCGCACCACCGGATCCGGCGTCTCCGACCGCGTGGTACGCGGCCCGACGCAGTACAACTGGGTGCTGAGCATCAACACCCAGCGGGTCACCGACCTGAGCGTACGGCGGGCGCTGAACTACGCCGTCGACAAGGACGCCCTGCTCAAGGTGCTCGGCGGGCAGGCCGCCGGCTCACCCGCCACCACGCTCATGTCGCCCACCACCGCCGGATTCGTCCCGTACGACCTGTACAACGCCCCGGTCACCGGCGACAAGGCCAAGACCGCCGAGCTGCTCGCCGGCAAGCGGCCGAAGCTGGTGCTCGCCCACTCCAACCTGGAACTGCGCACCCAGCAGGCCGAGGCGCTGCGCAAGAACCTCACCGACATGGGCTTCGACATCGTGATGAAGCCGATCGACAACAGCAGCTACTACGACGAGGTCGGCCGCAAGGACAACCCGTACGACCTCTACCTCACCGGCTGGGGCTCGGACTGGCCCACCGGCTCCACTGTCATCCCCCCGGTCTACGACGGACGGGAGATCGTGGCCGAGGGCAACCAGAACCTGTCGTACCTCAATGAACCGTCCGTCAGCGCGGAGATCGACCGGGTCCGCGACCTGCCGGCCGCCGAGCAGGACGCCGGCTGGATGGCGCTCGACCGCATGATCATGGACAAGTACGCCCCGGTGGTGCCCTGCTACTACGACGCCACCTACGAGCTGCACGGCTCGAAGGTCGGCAACGCCTTCCTCAGCGACGCGTTCGGGATCATCTCGCTCAACGGCATCTACGTGAAGAAGTGA
- a CDS encoding tyrosine-protein phosphatase — protein sequence MTTPPDFATLCNFRDLGGWRTGDGRTVARGRLYRSDSLAKLAGEDLERFAALGVRTVIDLRYPWEIADRGRAPESLGVTWHNLSIEHRPYVQADIDPDVDPWRYLADRYAEVAEDGVAELRQAIEVIADGEHPLVFHCASGKDRTGLLAALVLSLLGVDEDQIAADFALTEQATDRLVAEWRDRNGGATPGWPAYGRAPAEIIRLVLAELRAAHGSVHGYVTDRLGVGAETIAALRARLLTGDTNPLPTQGTTGSTPTPAAR from the coding sequence GTGACCACTCCCCCGGACTTCGCCACGCTCTGCAACTTCCGTGACCTCGGTGGCTGGCGGACCGGCGACGGCCGCACCGTCGCCCGGGGCCGCCTCTACCGCTCCGACTCGCTGGCCAAGCTCGCCGGTGAGGATCTGGAACGGTTCGCGGCGCTCGGCGTCCGCACCGTGATCGACCTGCGGTACCCGTGGGAGATCGCCGACCGCGGCCGGGCCCCGGAGAGCCTCGGCGTCACCTGGCACAACCTGAGCATCGAACACCGGCCGTACGTGCAGGCCGACATCGACCCCGACGTGGACCCGTGGCGCTACCTGGCCGACCGGTACGCCGAGGTGGCCGAGGACGGCGTGGCCGAGCTGCGCCAGGCGATCGAGGTGATCGCGGACGGCGAGCACCCGCTGGTGTTCCACTGCGCCTCCGGCAAGGACCGCACCGGGCTGCTCGCCGCGCTGGTGCTGTCCCTGCTCGGCGTCGACGAGGACCAGATCGCAGCGGACTTCGCGCTCACCGAGCAGGCCACCGACCGCCTGGTCGCCGAGTGGCGGGACCGCAACGGCGGCGCCACGCCGGGCTGGCCCGCGTACGGGCGGGCGCCGGCCGAGATCATCCGGCTGGTGCTGGCCGAGCTGCGGGCCGCCCACGGTTCGGTGCACGGGTACGTGACCGACCGGCTCGGCGTCGGCGCGGAGACGATCGCCGCGCTGCGCGCCCGGCTGCTCACCGGCGACACGAACCCGCTGCCCACCCAGGGCACCACCGGCAGTACGCCGACGCCGGCCGCCCGGTAG
- a CDS encoding ABC transporter permease — translation MLRFVVRRLLVAALTLVVISLVTFGLFFAVPSSPAKVMCGKNCTAEDIAQVERRLGIDQPLPRQYADFVSGVFAGRTYGEGDFRQDCPAPCLGYSFRNNQPVTEIVAQRAPVTFSIVLGGAVLWLGLGISLGMVSALHRGTAFDRAAIGVTLAGASMQVYFFGLILLYLLVYSTGLLPFPSYTPLTENPFRWAAGLILPWMTLGFLNSALYARLSRAQMVETLSEDFVRTARAKGLPARTVHTRHALRAAITPIVTIAGLDIGTSLGGTFITETIFGLQGLGKATVEAVQFLNLPVVMATVLLAAVFIVVANIVVDVLYAVIDPRVRLS, via the coding sequence GTGCTCCGTTTCGTCGTACGGCGGCTGCTCGTCGCCGCCCTGACCCTGGTCGTCATCAGCCTGGTCACGTTCGGTCTCTTCTTCGCGGTGCCGAGCAGCCCGGCGAAGGTGATGTGCGGCAAGAACTGCACGGCCGAGGACATCGCCCAAGTCGAGCGTCGCCTCGGCATCGACCAGCCGCTGCCCCGGCAGTACGCCGACTTCGTCAGCGGCGTCTTCGCCGGCCGTACCTACGGCGAGGGCGACTTCCGGCAGGACTGCCCGGCACCCTGCCTCGGCTACTCGTTCCGCAACAACCAGCCCGTCACCGAGATCGTCGCCCAGCGCGCCCCGGTGACGTTCAGCATCGTCCTCGGCGGCGCCGTGCTCTGGCTCGGCCTCGGCATCTCGCTCGGCATGGTGTCGGCACTACACCGGGGTACGGCGTTCGACCGCGCCGCGATCGGCGTCACACTGGCCGGGGCGTCGATGCAGGTCTACTTCTTCGGGCTGATCCTGCTCTACCTGCTCGTCTACTCCACCGGGCTGCTGCCGTTCCCCAGCTACACCCCGCTGACCGAGAACCCGTTCCGCTGGGCGGCCGGGCTGATTCTGCCCTGGATGACGCTCGGCTTCCTCAACTCGGCGTTGTACGCCCGGCTGTCCCGGGCGCAGATGGTGGAGACGCTGTCGGAGGACTTCGTCCGCACCGCCCGGGCGAAGGGGCTGCCCGCCCGGACGGTGCACACCCGGCACGCGCTGCGGGCGGCGATCACACCGATCGTCACGATCGCCGGGCTGGACATCGGCACCAGCCTCGGCGGCACCTTCATCACCGAGACGATCTTCGGCCTCCAGGGTCTCGGCAAGGCGACAGTGGAGGCGGTGCAGTTCCTCAACCTGCCGGTGGTGATGGCGACGGTGCTGCTGGCGGCGGTGTTCATCGTGGTCGCCAACATCGTCGTCGACGTGCTGTACGCGGTGATCGACCCACGGGTCCGGCTGAGCTGA
- a CDS encoding ABC transporter ATP-binding protein, giving the protein MSADRDTTGAVDGRRGEAVRAAPGSEPLLSVRGLTKHFPVRQGLRSTGAVRAVDGLDFDVRPGETLGLVGESGCGKTTTGRMLVRLLEPTAGSITFAGRDITHAGRGELRGLRQDLQIIFQDPYASLNPRHTVGRIVAMPLQVNRITPPGGVKKRVQELLELVGLNPEHYNRYPHEFSGGQRQRIGIARALALKPKLIVADEPVSALDVSIQAQVINLLRSLQRDLDLAFVFIAHDLAVVRHFCHRVAVMYLGKIVEIGDRDTIYTRPQHPYTRALLSAIPDVTTLGPAGRIRLTGDVPTPLNPPSGCRFRTRCWKATDRCATEEPALTTRDDGRQLAACHYPENEPTSSREDAAVGATPEPGSNERT; this is encoded by the coding sequence ATGAGTGCTGACCGGGACACGACGGGCGCGGTCGACGGCCGGCGGGGTGAGGCCGTCCGTGCGGCGCCGGGCAGCGAGCCGCTGCTGTCGGTGCGCGGGCTGACCAAGCACTTCCCCGTCCGGCAGGGCCTGCGCAGCACGGGTGCGGTGCGGGCGGTGGACGGGTTGGACTTCGACGTGCGGCCGGGCGAGACCCTCGGACTGGTGGGGGAGTCCGGGTGTGGGAAGACCACGACCGGGCGGATGCTGGTCCGGCTGTTGGAGCCCACCGCCGGGTCGATCACCTTCGCGGGGCGGGACATCACCCACGCCGGGCGTGGTGAGCTGCGCGGGCTGCGGCAGGACCTGCAGATCATCTTCCAGGACCCGTACGCGTCGTTGAACCCCCGCCACACGGTCGGGCGGATCGTGGCGATGCCGTTGCAGGTCAACCGCATCACCCCACCCGGCGGCGTCAAGAAGCGGGTGCAGGAACTCCTGGAACTGGTCGGGTTGAATCCGGAGCACTACAACAGGTATCCGCACGAGTTCTCCGGCGGGCAACGCCAGCGCATCGGCATCGCCCGCGCCCTCGCCCTCAAACCCAAACTCATCGTCGCCGACGAACCCGTCTCCGCCCTCGACGTGTCGATCCAGGCGCAGGTCATCAACCTGCTGCGCAGCCTGCAACGCGACCTCGACCTGGCGTTCGTGTTCATCGCCCACGACCTCGCCGTCGTGCGGCACTTCTGCCACCGCGTCGCCGTCATGTACCTCGGCAAGATCGTCGAGATCGGCGACCGCGACACCATCTACACGCGGCCACAGCATCCGTACACCCGGGCGTTGCTGTCGGCGATCCCGGACGTCACCACGCTCGGCCCCGCCGGACGGATCCGTCTCACCGGAGACGTGCCCACGCCACTCAACCCGCCGTCGGGCTGCCGGTTCCGTACCCGCTGCTGGAAGGCCACCGACCGGTGCGCCACCGAAGAACCGGCGCTGACCACCCGCGACGACGGCCGGCAGCTCGCCGCCTGCCACTACCCCGAGAACGAGCCCACAAGCTCCCGAGAGGATGCGGCGGTGGGAGCCACCCCCGAACCCGGCAGCAACGAACGCACGTGA
- a CDS encoding LysE family translocator: MTVAFLLTSLVVAITPGTGVMHTLATTVTAGRRAGLAAAAGGTLSLVPHVIAAVTGLAALLRVGTPAFRVVTWLGVAYLLWMAWSALRDRGTFALDGDRPPRPAAAVFRDGVLLNLLNPKVTVFFVAFLPQFVPPDAPAATARMLACGLVFMAVTLLVFTGYALLAGALRRRVLSRPRLTGLLRHAFAGSFLVLGLGLAFTA; this comes from the coding sequence ATGACAGTCGCCTTCCTGCTGACGTCGCTCGTCGTCGCGATCACTCCGGGCACCGGGGTGATGCACACGCTCGCCACCACTGTGACCGCCGGACGCCGGGCCGGCCTGGCCGCTGCCGCCGGCGGCACGCTCAGCCTCGTCCCGCACGTGATCGCCGCGGTGACCGGACTGGCCGCCCTGCTGCGCGTCGGCACCCCGGCGTTCCGCGTGGTGACCTGGCTGGGCGTGGCGTACCTGCTCTGGATGGCCTGGTCGGCGCTGCGCGACCGGGGCACGTTCGCCCTCGACGGCGACCGGCCCCCGCGTCCGGCGGCGGCCGTGTTCCGGGACGGGGTGCTGCTGAACCTGCTGAACCCGAAGGTGACTGTGTTCTTCGTGGCGTTCCTGCCGCAGTTCGTACCGCCGGACGCGCCCGCCGCCACAGCGCGCATGCTCGCCTGCGGCCTGGTGTTCATGGCCGTCACGCTGCTGGTGTTCACCGGGTACGCGCTGCTGGCCGGGGCGTTGCGCCGACGGGTGCTGTCCCGGCCCCGGCTGACCGGGCTGCTGCGGCACGCCTTCGCCGGCAGCTTCCTCGTCCTGGGCCTCGGCCTCGCGTTCACCGCCTAG
- the rnhA gene encoding ribonuclease HI, with product MAEAETGRVVEIWTDGACSGNPGPGGWGAVLRWGGHERELCGGEATPTTNNRMELTAAIRALESLTRPVTVRLHTDSTYVRNGITGWLNAWKRNGWLTAAKQPVKNADLWQALEAACARHDVTWLWVKGHNGHPENERADALANRGMTEARSGAAAAPRTAQRSGRPSSISSGSSDGSPVPETASTS from the coding sequence ATGGCGGAGGCGGAGACCGGCCGGGTCGTGGAGATCTGGACCGACGGCGCGTGCAGCGGCAATCCCGGGCCCGGCGGGTGGGGTGCGGTGCTGCGCTGGGGCGGGCACGAGCGGGAGCTGTGCGGCGGCGAGGCCACCCCGACCACCAACAACCGGATGGAGCTGACCGCCGCGATCCGGGCGCTGGAGAGCCTCACCCGACCGGTCACGGTACGGCTGCACACCGACAGCACGTACGTGCGCAACGGCATCACCGGCTGGCTGAACGCGTGGAAGCGCAACGGCTGGCTGACCGCGGCGAAGCAGCCGGTGAAGAACGCCGACCTGTGGCAGGCGCTGGAGGCGGCGTGCGCCAGGCACGACGTGACGTGGCTGTGGGTGAAGGGCCACAACGGGCACCCGGAGAACGAGCGCGCCGACGCGCTGGCGAACCGGGGCATGACCGAGGCGCGGAGCGGCGCGGCGGCCGCCCCGCGTACGGCTCAGCGCAGCGGCCGGCCCTCCTCGATCTCCTCCGGCTCCTCGGACGGGTCGCCGGTGCCGGAGACCGCATCGACGTCGTAA
- a CDS encoding ABC transporter permease: MSELSHPPAAPGPDVEAVPGPAGQPGEFVGRSPGRLAWLRLKRDRTAKASAVTLAVAALVALGAPLLGRLTGIDPTDKFVDRLNDFGMPIGYAGGISSDHWLGLEPGSGRDILMQLVYGLRTSLFIAFTSALLASGIGVAVGVLAGWARGWLDSVVNWLIDLTLAFPFLIFALAVIPILQDRFYSDREAPSPAFRVALIVATFGLFSWTYTARLVRGQVISLREREFVEAARAAGAGTTHILLRQLLPNIWAPILVTVSLMVPQFIAIEAALAFVNIGVTEPTPDLGRMIFNSIGYVASDPWYTLFPGLTVFLLVLAFNLLGDALRDSLDPRSTR; encoded by the coding sequence ATGAGCGAACTGTCGCACCCACCGGCCGCTCCCGGCCCCGATGTCGAGGCCGTTCCCGGCCCCGCCGGCCAGCCCGGCGAATTCGTCGGCCGGTCGCCCGGCCGGCTCGCCTGGCTGCGGCTCAAACGCGACCGTACGGCCAAGGCCAGCGCCGTCACGCTCGCCGTCGCCGCCCTGGTGGCGCTCGGCGCGCCACTGCTGGGACGGCTCACCGGAATCGACCCGACCGACAAGTTCGTGGACCGCCTCAACGATTTCGGAATGCCGATCGGGTACGCCGGCGGAATCAGCTCCGACCATTGGCTGGGGCTCGAACCCGGCAGCGGCCGGGACATCCTGATGCAACTGGTCTACGGCCTGCGGACGTCCCTGTTCATCGCGTTCACCTCGGCGCTGCTGGCATCCGGCATCGGTGTCGCTGTCGGTGTGCTGGCCGGGTGGGCCAGAGGCTGGCTGGACAGCGTCGTCAACTGGCTGATCGACCTCACGCTGGCGTTCCCGTTCCTCATCTTCGCGCTCGCGGTCATCCCGATCCTCCAGGACCGCTTCTACTCCGACCGGGAGGCGCCGTCGCCGGCCTTCCGGGTGGCCCTGATCGTCGCGACCTTCGGCCTGTTCAGCTGGACGTACACCGCGCGGCTGGTCCGCGGGCAGGTGATCTCGCTGCGCGAGCGGGAGTTCGTCGAGGCGGCCCGTGCGGCCGGCGCCGGCACCACGCACATCCTGCTGCGGCAGCTGCTGCCGAACATCTGGGCGCCGATCCTGGTCACCGTCTCGCTGATGGTGCCGCAGTTCATCGCCATCGAGGCGGCGCTGGCGTTCGTCAACATCGGCGTCACCGAACCCACGCCCGACCTGGGCCGCATGATCTTCAACAGCATCGGCTACGTCGCGAGCGACCCCTGGTACACCCTGTTCCCCGGGTTGACGGTCTTCCTGCTGGTCCTGGCGTTCAACCTGCTCGGCGACGCGCTGCGCGACTCGCTGGACCCCCGCTCCACCCGGTAG
- a CDS encoding ABC transporter ATP-binding protein — protein MVELPAPRRGEGPYLRVRDLRVRFDTEDGVVRAVDGVSFAVERGRTLGIVGESGSGKSVTSLAILGLHNAKRTTISGEISVGGRQLVGLGEEEVRRLRGRDMAMVFQDPLSALHPYYSVGRQIAEAYRVHHPRAGRREARSRAVDMLGRVGIPQPARRFDQYPHEFSGGMRQRAMIAMALVNDPDLLIADEPTTALDVTVQAQILDLLADLQEEFRSAIVLITHDLGVVSQVADDVLVMYAGRAVEHGSVERVLRVPQHPYTWGLLSSVPSLHGDADADLLPIPGNPPSLINLPSGCAFHPRCRWADVNGDRSRAEVPELVPAGAAGHLVACHLPVAARERIYRDEVAQVGVAR, from the coding sequence ATGGTGGAGCTTCCGGCGCCGCGTCGCGGCGAGGGCCCGTACCTGCGGGTCAGGGATCTGCGGGTGCGGTTCGACACCGAGGACGGTGTGGTGCGGGCCGTGGACGGTGTGTCGTTCGCCGTGGAGCGGGGTCGCACGCTGGGGATCGTGGGGGAGTCCGGTTCCGGTAAGAGCGTCACCTCGCTGGCGATCCTGGGTTTGCACAACGCGAAGCGCACGACCATCTCCGGGGAGATCTCGGTGGGTGGGCGTCAGCTGGTGGGGTTGGGTGAGGAGGAGGTGCGGCGGCTGCGGGGCCGGGACATGGCGATGGTCTTCCAGGATCCGTTGTCGGCGTTGCATCCGTACTACTCGGTGGGTAGGCAGATCGCTGAGGCGTACCGGGTGCATCATCCGAGGGCCGGTCGGCGCGAGGCCCGCAGCCGCGCGGTGGACATGTTGGGCCGGGTGGGGATTCCGCAGCCGGCGCGGCGGTTCGATCAGTATCCGCATGAGTTCTCGGGTGGGATGCGGCAGCGGGCGATGATCGCGATGGCGTTGGTTAATGATCCGGATCTGCTGATCGCGGATGAGCCGACGACGGCGTTGGATGTGACGGTGCAGGCGCAGATCCTGGATCTGCTTGCCGATTTGCAGGAGGAGTTCCGGTCGGCGATCGTGTTGATCACGCATGACCTGGGTGTGGTCAGTCAGGTGGCTGATGACGTGTTGGTGATGTATGCGGGCCGGGCGGTGGAGCACGGGAGTGTGGAGCGGGTGTTGCGGGTGCCGCAGCATCCGTACACGTGGGGGTTGTTGTCGAGTGTGCCGTCGTTGCACGGTGACGCGGACGCGGACCTGTTGCCGATTCCGGGTAACCCGCCCAGTCTGATCAACCTGCCGTCGGGGTGTGCGTTTCATCCGCGGTGCCGGTGGGCCGACGTGAACGGCGACCGGTCGCGCGCCGAGGTTCCGGAGCTGGTTCCGGCGGGGGCGGCAGGGCATCTGGTGGCGTGTCATCTGCCGGTCGCTGCGCGGGAGCGGATCTATCGCGACGAGGTCGCGCAGGTGGGGGTGGCCCGATGA
- a CDS encoding B3/B4 domain-containing protein — protein MRFRHSPEIWSAFPELTCGVLHATGVTPDVDVTPRLAGYLGTARDRLAAGPEGGFPEIQAWRRAFARMGCPPTRYRCAAESLLRRLRRDGDLPRLHPLVDLGNALSVRYAAPVAVLDVARIGGDLTVRPADGTESYLGLGGDSEQPAPGEVIFADQGGNAHARRWCHRQSGTSAVRAGTTEVLVVVEAMHDGAAPTVRRMLDELAAALDEQWRVPSRTALLTADAPEFAVPVRTG, from the coding sequence GTGCGTTTCCGGCACTCCCCCGAGATCTGGTCGGCCTTTCCCGAACTGACCTGCGGCGTCCTGCACGCCACCGGCGTCACGCCCGACGTCGACGTCACGCCACGGCTGGCCGGGTATCTCGGCACCGCCCGGGACCGGCTCGCCGCCGGGCCGGAGGGCGGCTTCCCGGAGATCCAGGCGTGGCGTCGCGCGTTCGCCCGGATGGGCTGCCCGCCGACCCGCTACCGCTGCGCGGCCGAGTCGCTGCTGCGCCGGCTGCGGCGGGACGGGGACCTGCCCCGGCTGCATCCGCTCGTGGACCTCGGCAACGCGCTCTCGGTCCGGTACGCGGCGCCGGTCGCAGTGCTCGACGTGGCCCGGATCGGCGGCGACCTGACAGTGCGCCCGGCCGACGGCACGGAGTCCTATCTAGGGCTCGGCGGTGACAGCGAGCAGCCCGCGCCCGGCGAGGTGATCTTCGCCGACCAGGGCGGGAACGCGCACGCCCGGCGCTGGTGCCACCGGCAGAGCGGCACGTCAGCCGTACGGGCCGGCACCACCGAGGTGCTGGTGGTGGTCGAGGCGATGCACGACGGGGCGGCGCCGACCGTGCGCCGGATGCTGGACGAGCTGGCGGCGGCGCTGGACGAACAGTGGCGCGTGCCGTCGCGGACGGCGCTGCTCACCGCTGACGCGCCCGAGTTCGCCGTGCCGGTCCGGACGGGCTGA